Proteins encoded within one genomic window of Streptomyces profundus:
- a CDS encoding HEAT repeat domain-containing protein, whose amino-acid sequence MFPSPTETDIAPSGTLLGLLQRGRGDGWLHALAAPKAEAVAALEHCVLNDPRPDWQLEHRSLYYARLYLELDAGLDAIAAHLFHPDFPPGFPPGLPPDESGPADAPSGEEERTGLALSVLGHLVSYGRRPALRLLRAYALRGANWRWALDELAVRDTDAGLRALGPGILDRFPRTEGGEAALTAAARDSFEPRPWRIWAEDPARPAQRQRLATAMERGDFDRWQRQLRTTGPRPGWSVASVLAWARDGYEQTPRQWREAPAARCLAAVAGPQDRTELLAAAGGGHPAARAAALRHLAERGDARALTLIDAASASSHPDVRRAALAAFARMTGPQALDQARRWAVRRDELGTAAAALLARRGTATDAPRVLAALQRAARTRGSDSRELRPLVEGAGRLCVTAAVPVLRHLYRQTPSSQLRCHAARALAATDPAFPSALAVECLWDCEEETRQLAAEFATTGDSRAVERMRLLANDPAERADVQTVLRGRLARRATG is encoded by the coding sequence ATGTTCCCCAGTCCGACCGAAACCGACATAGCGCCCAGCGGAACCCTCCTCGGGCTCCTCCAGCGAGGGCGCGGAGACGGGTGGCTGCACGCCCTCGCCGCCCCCAAGGCGGAGGCCGTCGCCGCTCTGGAGCACTGCGTGCTCAACGACCCACGCCCGGACTGGCAGCTGGAACACCGCTCGCTCTACTACGCCCGCCTCTACCTGGAGCTGGACGCCGGCCTCGACGCGATCGCCGCCCATCTCTTCCACCCCGACTTCCCCCCGGGCTTCCCTCCCGGCCTCCCTCCCGACGAGAGCGGCCCCGCCGACGCCCCCTCCGGCGAGGAGGAGCGCACCGGGCTCGCCCTGTCCGTCCTCGGCCACCTCGTCTCCTACGGCCGCCGACCCGCCCTGCGCCTGCTGCGCGCCTATGCGCTGCGTGGCGCCAACTGGCGCTGGGCGCTTGATGAGTTGGCCGTCCGGGACACCGACGCCGGGCTCCGTGCCCTCGGCCCCGGCATCCTGGACCGCTTCCCCAGGACCGAGGGGGGCGAGGCCGCCCTCACCGCGGCGGCCCGCGACTCCTTCGAGCCACGCCCGTGGCGGATCTGGGCCGAGGACCCGGCCCGCCCCGCGCAGCGGCAACGGCTCGCCACCGCCATGGAGCGCGGGGACTTCGACCGCTGGCAGCGTCAGCTGCGCACCACGGGGCCCCGGCCCGGCTGGAGCGTCGCCTCCGTCCTGGCCTGGGCCAGGGACGGCTACGAACAGACCCCCCGCCAGTGGCGCGAGGCCCCCGCCGCCCGCTGCCTGGCCGCCGTCGCGGGTCCGCAGGACCGGACGGAGCTGCTGGCCGCCGCCGGCGGCGGCCACCCGGCCGCCCGCGCCGCCGCCCTGCGCCACCTCGCCGAACGCGGCGACGCCCGGGCGCTCACCCTGATCGACGCGGCCTCGGCCAGCTCCCATCCCGACGTCCGCCGCGCCGCGCTGGCCGCCTTCGCGCGGATGACCGGCCCCCAGGCGCTCGACCAGGCGCGGCGGTGGGCCGTCCGCCGCGACGAGCTGGGCACCGCCGCCGCCGCGCTGCTCGCCCGCCGTGGCACCGCCACCGACGCCCCCCGGGTGCTGGCCGCCCTCCAGCGCGCCGCGCGCACCAGGGGCTCCGACAGCAGGGAGCTGCGCCCCCTGGTCGAAGGCGCCGGCCGGCTCTGCGTCACGGCCGCCGTCCCCGTGCTGCGCCACCTCTACCGGCAGACGCCCTCCTCCCAACTGCGCTGCCACGCCGCCCGCGCGCTGGCCGCCACCGACCCGGCGTTCCCCAGCGCGCTGGCCGTCGAATGCCTCTGGGACTGCGAGGAGGAGACCCGACAGCTCGCCGCCGAGTTCGCCACCACGGGCGACAGCCGGGCGGTGGAACGGATGCGGCTCCTGGCCAACGATCCGGCGGAACGCGCCGACGTCCAGACCGTGTTGCGCGGCCGACTCGCCCGCCGCGCCACCGGCTGA
- a CDS encoding PP2C family protein-serine/threonine phosphatase — translation MLSSQNPKPPVDTAPAGPTLDDLISRTSRLREDLDAVRRADSRTTAGEPIRRAAWELAASWLDDVGEQLHELRNVPEAGFPPARAPRVGSAEWNLLTDGVVWSDELFAIFDRPVREGALTLDQLPSYLPTEDQPALMAAVTGCLIDGRPMDCQFRITRPDGSLRTVRMAGEPVLDDEGGTVAMWAMIRDVDEVSHPVPVQRRGERAPQGQASDGREIGRALAVAAGAPWPGGEEQGQGHGRVGALDLAARYLPAGHGAPLTGKWFDSLELPAGGTLLSVGDLAGRGPAAVAGTATALGALRGIALSGQPPAALLGHLNQLLDRGVHPVLASVLCCHYDPARRQLSWAQAGHPAPLLCRDGTGWALPRPAGTLLGAVSDAAYAERSDPLQPGDVLVLHTDGLFSDIPAGGAAGHAGDHRLLGLAERLSAAGSAADCLRLIADERGERDAGDDACVLVARVTG, via the coding sequence ATGCTCTCCTCCCAGAACCCCAAGCCCCCGGTGGACACCGCGCCCGCCGGGCCCACGCTCGACGACCTGATCAGCCGCACCAGCCGGCTGCGGGAGGATCTCGACGCGGTCCGCCGCGCGGACTCCCGCACCACGGCGGGTGAGCCGATCCGTCGCGCCGCGTGGGAGCTGGCCGCCAGTTGGCTCGACGACGTGGGCGAGCAACTGCACGAGCTGCGGAACGTGCCGGAGGCGGGCTTCCCGCCGGCCAGGGCGCCCCGGGTCGGCAGCGCGGAGTGGAATCTGCTGACCGATGGCGTGGTCTGGTCCGATGAACTCTTCGCGATCTTTGATCGCCCGGTGCGCGAAGGGGCACTGACTCTGGACCAGTTGCCTTCGTATCTGCCCACCGAGGATCAGCCGGCGCTGATGGCCGCGGTCACCGGCTGCCTGATCGACGGGCGGCCGATGGACTGCCAGTTCCGGATCACCCGCCCGGACGGCAGCCTGCGCACCGTCCGCATGGCGGGCGAGCCGGTGCTGGACGACGAGGGCGGCACGGTCGCCATGTGGGCCATGATCAGGGATGTCGACGAGGTCTCCCATCCGGTGCCGGTCCAGCGCAGGGGCGAGCGCGCGCCGCAGGGCCAGGCGTCGGACGGGCGTGAGATCGGGCGGGCGCTGGCCGTCGCCGCCGGGGCCCCCTGGCCGGGGGGCGAGGAGCAGGGACAGGGGCACGGCCGGGTGGGCGCCCTGGACCTCGCCGCCCGCTACCTGCCGGCCGGGCACGGCGCGCCGCTCACGGGGAAGTGGTTCGACTCCCTCGAACTGCCCGCCGGCGGCACGCTGTTGAGCGTCGGGGATCTGGCGGGCCGGGGCCCGGCCGCGGTCGCCGGGACGGCCACGGCGCTGGGGGCGCTGCGCGGCATCGCCCTCTCCGGGCAGCCGCCGGCCGCGCTCCTCGGCCATCTCAACCAACTCCTCGACCGGGGCGTCCACCCAGTGCTCGCCAGCGTGCTGTGCTGCCACTACGATCCGGCGCGCCGGCAGCTCAGCTGGGCGCAGGCGGGCCACCCGGCGCCGCTGCTCTGCCGCGACGGCACCGGCTGGGCCCTGCCACGGCCCGCCGGCACCCTGTTGGGCGCCGTGTCGGACGCCGCCTATGCGGAGCGGAGCGATCCGCTCCAGCCCGGTGACGTGCTGGTCCTCCATACTGATGGGCTGTTTTCGGACATCCCGGCGGGCGGTGCCGCCGGCCATGCCGGGGACCATCGGCTCCTCGGCCTGGCCGAGCGGCTCAGCGCCGCCGGCAGCGCGGCCGACTGCCTCCGGCTGATCGCCGATGAGCGCGGCGAACGGGACGCGGGCGACGACGCCTGCGTCCTGGTCGCCAGGGTGACCGGCTGA
- a CDS encoding aminoglycoside phosphotransferase family protein has product MYPAPSPVVTRHRTALGGAPGGPAGGFVEERALRQRRAGPAPTGARLDLSGVKGERLRGALAAVHRICPDFSPARVLRDAGGAVVLAGMAGRRAAVAKCVLDDSEAGARLDREIAANRAFVRHRPPVRLPRLVADDPGTRTLITEFVPGRAASARRHPSVPPSPADLRATLATLTRLNAWQPAPDAFPEAIDYRAQLARYHTLGLLTDRDLSDLHTLLHDVRSRARHEPTRQFCHGEALLSHVLLSPTGPVLVGWGAAGWYLPNYDLATLWASLGETPLVRRQISQRAQAGGRNGRDAFLVNLMLVLTREIRLCDMAVRRAMDRPGSASAERTASGPAYGEEQRLLLRRLHDDWATARRAVRAAVGTR; this is encoded by the coding sequence ATGTACCCAGCACCCTCCCCCGTGGTCACCCGGCACCGTACCGCGCTGGGCGGAGCGCCCGGCGGCCCGGCCGGCGGCTTCGTCGAGGAGCGCGCCCTCCGGCAGCGGCGCGCCGGCCCCGCGCCGACCGGCGCCCGGCTGGACCTGTCGGGGGTCAAGGGCGAACGGCTGCGCGGCGCGCTGGCGGCCGTGCACCGGATCTGTCCCGATTTCAGCCCCGCGCGCGTGCTGCGCGACGCCGGCGGCGCCGTGGTGCTGGCCGGCATGGCCGGCCGCCGTGCGGCCGTCGCCAAGTGCGTGCTCGACGACAGTGAGGCGGGCGCGCGCCTCGATCGGGAAATAGCGGCCAACCGCGCCTTCGTCCGACACCGGCCGCCGGTTCGGCTGCCGCGCCTCGTCGCGGACGATCCCGGCACCCGCACGCTGATCACGGAGTTCGTCCCCGGACGCGCCGCATCGGCGCGGCGCCACCCCTCGGTGCCGCCGTCCCCGGCCGATCTGCGGGCCACCCTGGCCACCCTGACCAGGCTCAACGCGTGGCAGCCGGCCCCCGACGCGTTCCCCGAGGCCATCGACTACCGCGCCCAGCTGGCGCGTTACCACACGCTCGGGCTGCTGACCGACCGGGACCTGAGCGATCTGCACACCCTGCTCCACGATGTGCGCAGCCGCGCCCGGCACGAGCCGACCCGGCAGTTCTGCCACGGTGAGGCCCTGTTATCCCATGTGCTGCTGTCCCCGACGGGGCCGGTCCTCGTCGGCTGGGGCGCCGCCGGCTGGTACCTGCCGAACTACGATCTGGCCACGCTGTGGGCGTCGCTCGGGGAGACGCCGCTGGTGCGGCGTCAGATCAGCCAACGCGCGCAAGCCGGCGGCCGGAACGGCAGGGACGCCTTCCTGGTCAACCTGATGCTGGTGCTCACCCGGGAGATCCGGCTGTGCGACATGGCGGTCCGCCGCGCGATGGACCGCCCCGGCAGCGCCTCCGCCGAACGGACGGCCAGCGGCCCGGCGTACGGCGAAGAGCAACGGCTGCTCCTCCGGCGCCTCCACGACGACTGGGCAACGGCCCGCCGCGCCGTCCGCGCCGCCGTCGGCACCCGCTGA
- a CDS encoding serine/threonine-protein kinase produces MAERVLLHGRYQLLELIGRGGMGEVWRARDEALSRRVAVKCLKPLGTQQEESFLRVLRERFRREARVAAGLQHRGVTVVHDFGESDGILYLVMELLEGQNLSELLQAAGPGPLPVDEVVEIAEQVATALAYTHEQGIVHRDLKPANIMRLTDGTVKICDFGIARLAQDIGLSTKLTSAGMAMGTPHYMSPEQIAGTHVDARSDLYSFGCVLYEIATGVPPFDLGDPWAILIGHRDTVPEPPRTLRPELPEGLDQFIVALLAKDADDRPDDASALARTLLGPPRRPPATQLVPRPRDTEPMPDWTRGMRAGSRASGAWSLRISPPDRSAGLTGQWTGLMATALAHLPATGGGPSPEHLAVLDSRHRAGLSLGRLGRWEEAHAVHSAVATERIAALGEHHEATLTSQYEAAYALARLRRWEEALNGLRRAADARARVLGPEHPDTLEARYEVGICLGRLGRQDEALPLYEQLIEARSHAQGPGHPETLRARHGRGMTLGRLGRWDEALAEAAHVREARGTTLGVDHPDTLVSDREVAVALGWLGRWDEALERFQRVRTDRERVLGASHPDALTSRNDEALCLEQLGRGAEAVELYRQVAALRDEAAEP; encoded by the coding sequence ATGGCGGAACGCGTGCTGCTGCATGGCCGCTACCAACTGCTCGAACTCATCGGGCGCGGCGGCATGGGGGAGGTCTGGCGTGCCCGGGACGAGGCGCTGAGCCGCCGGGTCGCCGTCAAATGCCTGAAACCGCTGGGCACCCAGCAGGAGGAGTCGTTCCTCCGCGTGCTGCGGGAACGCTTCCGGCGCGAGGCCAGGGTGGCCGCGGGGCTCCAGCACCGCGGCGTCACCGTGGTGCACGACTTCGGCGAGTCGGATGGCATCCTCTATCTCGTCATGGAGCTGCTGGAGGGCCAGAACCTCAGCGAACTGCTCCAGGCCGCCGGCCCGGGGCCGCTCCCCGTCGACGAGGTCGTGGAGATCGCCGAGCAGGTGGCCACCGCCCTGGCCTACACCCACGAGCAGGGCATCGTGCACCGGGACCTCAAGCCGGCCAACATCATGCGGCTCACCGACGGCACGGTGAAGATCTGCGACTTCGGGATCGCCAGGCTCGCCCAGGACATCGGCCTCAGCACCAAGCTCACCAGCGCCGGCATGGCCATGGGCACCCCGCACTACATGTCGCCCGAACAGATCGCCGGCACCCATGTCGACGCCCGCAGCGACCTCTACTCCTTCGGCTGCGTGCTCTACGAGATCGCCACCGGCGTCCCCCCGTTCGACCTCGGCGACCCCTGGGCGATCCTGATCGGGCACCGGGACACCGTGCCCGAGCCGCCCAGGACGCTGCGGCCCGAACTCCCCGAGGGGCTCGACCAGTTCATCGTCGCGCTGCTCGCCAAGGACGCGGACGACCGCCCCGACGACGCCTCGGCCCTGGCCAGGACCCTGCTCGGCCCGCCCAGGCGCCCGCCGGCCACCCAGCTGGTGCCCCGCCCGCGCGACACCGAGCCGATGCCCGACTGGACGCGCGGCATGCGCGCCGGCTCCCGCGCCAGCGGCGCCTGGTCGCTGCGGATCTCCCCGCCGGACCGCTCGGCCGGCCTCACCGGGCAGTGGACGGGCCTGATGGCCACCGCCCTCGCCCATCTCCCGGCCACCGGGGGCGGCCCGTCGCCCGAACACCTCGCCGTGCTCGACAGCCGCCACCGGGCCGGGCTCAGCCTGGGGCGCCTCGGCCGCTGGGAGGAGGCCCACGCCGTGCACAGCGCGGTGGCCACCGAACGGATCGCCGCCCTCGGCGAGCACCACGAGGCCACCCTCACCAGCCAGTACGAGGCGGCCTACGCGCTGGCCAGGCTGCGCCGCTGGGAGGAGGCGCTGAACGGGCTGCGCCGCGCCGCCGACGCCCGCGCCCGGGTGCTGGGCCCCGAGCACCCCGACACGCTGGAGGCCCGCTACGAGGTGGGCATCTGCCTGGGCCGCCTGGGCCGACAGGACGAGGCGCTGCCGCTCTACGAGCAGCTGATCGAGGCCCGCTCCCACGCCCAGGGCCCCGGCCATCCGGAGACCCTGCGCGCCCGGCACGGCCGGGGCATGACGCTGGGACGGCTGGGGCGTTGGGACGAGGCGCTGGCCGAGGCCGCCCACGTGCGCGAGGCGCGCGGCACCACCCTGGGCGTCGACCACCCCGACACCCTGGTCAGCGATCGGGAGGTGGCCGTCGCGCTGGGCTGGCTCGGCCGGTGGGACGAGGCCCTGGAACGGTTCCAGCGGGTCCGCACCGACCGCGAACGGGTGCTGGGCGCCAGCCATCCGGACGCGCTGACCAGCCGCAACGACGAGGCGCTCTGCCTGGAGCAGCTGGGCCGTGGCGCCGAGGCCGTCGAGCTGTACCGTCAGGTCGCCGCGCTCCGCGACGAAGCCGCCGAACCGTAG
- a CDS encoding MMPL family transporter, translating to MASLLYRLGRAAFRRRRLVLSLWLGALAVLLTTVGASGAALDDEFTIPGSESQRALDTLGEVLPAAGGTTAQLVFTAPEGGEITDPRWSQAIAGTLREVENAPQVSAVISPEEAGTISEDGRTALAVVNYADTTADLADGTTRALERAVEPAEGAGLTVTVGGQAFAPTGVNISAKELFGVVVALVVLVITFGSLLAAGMPLVSALFGVGTAVGGLLIGGHLFTLSSTAVTLAVMLGLAVGIDYALFILSRHRSQLAQGFGPEESAGRALGTAGSAVVFAGLTVVVALCGLSVVGIPFLTVMGLGGAATVVIAVLVAVTLLPALLGFAGARLTPRPGSRAARREARAERAAPATLGGRWVRLTTRRPLLTVAAVVVGLVVIALPARDLRLSLPDNGSAPAGSGERETYDTVSERFGPGLNGPLLVLADTGGVDGDPRAALTEVTDRMAALPGMARVAPARPTERDTAWLIEAVPTTGPDQEGTERLVHTLRDWAEDHAEATGVSLAVTGNTAVAVDVSTRLADSMVPFGAVVVGLGLLILLLVFRSVVVPVKATLGFLLSVAAAFGAVVVVFDWGWLAGALDVARTGPVVSFLPIILMAVLFGLAMDYEVFVVSRIHERHARGASPTDAVREGAPLAFRVVTAAALIMFAVFASFVTMEDAIVKPIAFALAFGVLVDAFLIRMTLVPAVLVLVGRAGWWLPGWLARRLPHVDIEGSRLPPTPAEAATPSAERSRARV from the coding sequence ATGGCCTCCCTCCTCTACCGGCTCGGCCGCGCGGCCTTCCGTCGCAGGCGACTCGTGCTGTCGCTGTGGCTCGGCGCGCTGGCCGTCCTCCTGACGACGGTCGGTGCGTCGGGCGCCGCGCTTGACGACGAGTTCACCATCCCCGGCTCTGAGTCCCAGCGGGCGCTGGACACCCTGGGGGAGGTGCTGCCGGCCGCCGGCGGCACCACGGCGCAACTCGTCTTCACCGCGCCCGAGGGCGGCGAGATCACGGACCCGCGCTGGTCCCAGGCCATCGCCGGCACCCTGCGCGAGGTCGAGAACGCGCCCCAGGTGTCCGCCGTCATCTCCCCCGAGGAGGCCGGCACCATCTCCGAGGACGGGCGCACCGCGCTCGCGGTCGTCAACTACGCCGACACCACGGCGGATCTGGCCGACGGCACCACCCGGGCGTTGGAGCGCGCCGTCGAGCCGGCCGAGGGCGCCGGACTCACCGTCACCGTCGGCGGCCAGGCGTTCGCCCCCACCGGCGTCAACATCAGCGCCAAGGAACTCTTCGGCGTGGTGGTCGCGCTGGTCGTGCTGGTGATCACCTTCGGCTCGCTGCTGGCCGCCGGGATGCCGCTGGTCTCCGCGCTCTTCGGGGTCGGCACCGCCGTGGGCGGGCTGCTGATCGGCGGTCACCTCTTCACGTTGTCCTCCACCGCCGTCACCCTCGCCGTGATGCTGGGCCTCGCCGTCGGGATCGACTACGCGCTCTTCATCCTCTCCCGGCACCGCTCCCAACTCGCCCAGGGATTCGGCCCCGAGGAGTCCGCCGGCCGGGCGCTCGGCACCGCCGGCAGCGCCGTCGTTTTCGCCGGGCTCACCGTGGTCGTGGCGCTGTGCGGGCTCTCCGTGGTGGGCATCCCGTTCCTGACCGTGATGGGCCTGGGCGGCGCGGCGACCGTGGTGATCGCCGTGCTGGTCGCCGTCACCCTGCTGCCCGCGCTGCTCGGCTTCGCCGGGGCGCGGTTGACCCCGCGCCCCGGCTCCCGGGCGGCCCGCCGGGAGGCGCGCGCCGAGCGGGCGGCGCCGGCCACGCTCGGCGGGCGCTGGGTGCGGCTGACCACCCGTCGGCCGCTGCTCACCGTGGCGGCCGTGGTGGTGGGCCTGGTGGTGATCGCGCTGCCGGCGCGTGACCTGCGGCTCTCGCTGCCCGACAACGGATCGGCGCCCGCCGGCAGCGGCGAGCGGGAGACCTACGACACCGTCAGCGAACGCTTCGGCCCAGGGCTCAACGGGCCGTTGCTGGTCCTGGCCGACACCGGCGGGGTGGACGGTGACCCGCGCGCCGCGCTCACCGAGGTCACCGACCGGATGGCGGCGCTGCCCGGGATGGCGCGGGTCGCCCCCGCGCGGCCGACCGAGCGCGACACCGCCTGGCTGATCGAGGCGGTGCCCACCACGGGGCCCGACCAGGAGGGCACCGAACGGCTGGTCCACACCCTGCGGGACTGGGCCGAGGACCACGCCGAGGCCACCGGCGTCAGCCTCGCCGTGACCGGGAACACCGCCGTGGCCGTCGACGTGTCCACCCGGCTCGCCGACTCGATGGTCCCGTTCGGCGCCGTCGTGGTGGGCCTCGGCCTGCTGATCCTGCTGCTGGTCTTCCGCTCCGTGGTGGTGCCGGTCAAGGCGACCCTGGGCTTCCTGCTCTCGGTGGCCGCCGCCTTCGGTGCGGTGGTCGTGGTCTTCGACTGGGGCTGGCTGGCCGGCGCGTTGGACGTGGCCCGCACCGGACCCGTGGTCAGCTTTCTGCCCATCATCCTGATGGCGGTGCTCTTCGGCCTGGCCATGGACTACGAGGTCTTCGTCGTCTCCCGGATCCACGAGCGCCACGCGCGGGGCGCCTCGCCGACGGACGCGGTGCGCGAGGGCGCCCCGCTGGCGTTCCGGGTGGTCACCGCCGCCGCGCTGATCATGTTCGCCGTCTTCGCGAGCTTCGTGACGATGGAGGACGCCATCGTCAAACCCATCGCCTTCGCGCTCGCCTTCGGCGTCCTGGTCGACGCGTTCCTGATCCGGATGACGCTGGTGCCGGCCGTGCTGGTGCTGGTGGGCCGCGCCGGCTGGTGGCTCCCCGGCTGGCTCGCCCGCCGGCTGCCGCACGTCGACATCGAGGGAAGCCGGCTGCCGCCCACGCCGGCCGAGGCCGCCACCCCGTCGGCCGAGCGCTCGCGCGCCCGGGTGTGA
- a CDS encoding TetR/AcrR family transcriptional regulator, with protein MAGRRRWSTEEILDAAVELLRDGDADSFSVRKLAASLGTDSSSLYRHFRSKAELLRAIGDRMLADAMDGYRPEGDWKQRIVALALRVRDASGRQPEIAALWGRYASGGAGSRQVMEELLVALCDSGLPDEEIPVRYHRIVVLVAALIAAEAAVGSIAPEEYEQGMEHFRVTALGADPERFPVLARFARDVRPLGADRRAAFEEILAAHLAQIEAAIR; from the coding sequence ATGGCGGGTCGAAGGCGCTGGTCGACCGAGGAGATCCTGGACGCGGCGGTGGAGTTGCTGCGCGACGGCGACGCCGACTCGTTCAGCGTGCGCAAGCTGGCCGCGAGCCTCGGGACGGACTCCTCCAGCCTCTACCGGCATTTCCGCAGCAAGGCGGAGCTGCTGCGGGCGATCGGCGATCGGATGCTCGCCGACGCCATGGACGGCTACCGCCCCGAGGGCGACTGGAAGCAGCGCATCGTCGCCCTCGCGCTGCGGGTGCGCGACGCCTCGGGGCGGCAGCCCGAGATCGCCGCGCTCTGGGGGCGCTACGCGTCGGGCGGCGCCGGCTCCCGCCAGGTCATGGAGGAGCTCCTGGTGGCCCTGTGCGACTCGGGGCTGCCGGACGAGGAGATCCCGGTGCGCTACCACCGGATCGTGGTCCTCGTCGCCGCGCTGATCGCCGCCGAGGCCGCGGTCGGCTCCATCGCCCCCGAGGAGTACGAGCAGGGCATGGAGCACTTCCGGGTCACGGCGCTGGGCGCCGACCCCGAGCGCTTCCCCGTCCTGGCCAGGTTCGCCCGCGACGTCCGCCCGCTCGGCGCTGACCGCCGCGCCGCGTTCGAGGAGATCCTCGCGGCCCATCTCGCCCAGATCGAGGCCGCCATCCGCTGA
- a CDS encoding ABC transporter ATP-binding protein, translating to MTRETTTGPSARDERAMATPRLAALLRPYLTSLTAVVLLRVVGAVAGLAPLLAVVELGRALLAPGPTDHGQVRWVLAVGAAGLLVRLLCTAASSALAHLLDSSVQLTFRRALAERLGRAPIGWLSRRRGGELAKVVGEDVSAVHPLIAHTPGELVSAFVVPLVSLLYLLTVDWRLTLITLIPVVLALALVPLLMTPARQREQAEYDAAMGRISNAAVEFVQGIAVVKAFGGGERAHRAYRTATDDFAAVFSRMVRGLSPIGAGMQLALSPPFVLLVVLVGGTARITGGDLAPADLLPFLLLGLGLTAPVAALGHGFDDLRAARSAVGRIRDVLAVEPLSEPARPLAPRGHRVELRDVHFGYTAEHEVLRGIDLVLEPGTVTALVGPSGGGKSTLVKLLPRFFDPTRGAVLLGGVDLRDLDGRQLSRMVSFVFQDVTLLRATVAENIALAVPEADLDAVRRAARLARVHDRILELPRGYASVIGEDAGLSGGEAQRIALARALLADAPVLVLDEATAFADPRTEQAVRRTLATLGGDRTVLVIAHRLETVADADAVALLADGTIVEHGRPAELLARDGRFAAFWRSRRAPRSPGTALAGTGDDREGGGSR from the coding sequence ATGACAAGAGAGACAACCACCGGGCCCTCCGCCCGGGACGAGAGAGCCATGGCGACACCGCGGCTGGCGGCGCTGCTGCGCCCCTACCTCACAAGCCTCACGGCCGTCGTCCTCCTGCGGGTCGTCGGCGCCGTCGCCGGCCTGGCGCCGCTGCTCGCGGTGGTCGAGCTGGGCCGCGCGCTGCTGGCGCCGGGGCCCACCGATCACGGCCAGGTCCGCTGGGTGTTGGCCGTCGGCGCGGCCGGCCTCCTCGTCCGGCTGCTCTGCACGGCCGCCTCCTCCGCCCTCGCCCATCTCCTTGACTCCTCGGTGCAGTTGACGTTCCGACGGGCGCTGGCCGAGCGGCTGGGGCGGGCGCCGATCGGCTGGCTCTCCCGGCGCCGGGGCGGCGAGCTGGCCAAGGTGGTCGGCGAGGACGTCAGCGCCGTGCACCCGTTGATCGCGCACACGCCGGGCGAGCTGGTCTCCGCGTTCGTGGTGCCCCTGGTGTCGCTGCTCTACCTCCTCACCGTCGACTGGCGGCTCACCCTGATCACGCTGATCCCCGTGGTGCTGGCCCTGGCGCTGGTGCCGCTGCTGATGACGCCGGCCCGACAGCGCGAGCAGGCGGAGTACGACGCGGCCATGGGGCGGATATCGAACGCGGCGGTCGAGTTCGTCCAGGGCATCGCGGTGGTCAAGGCGTTCGGTGGGGGCGAACGCGCGCACCGCGCGTACCGCACGGCCACGGACGACTTCGCCGCCGTCTTCTCCCGGATGGTGCGCGGGCTCTCGCCGATCGGCGCGGGCATGCAACTGGCGCTCTCGCCGCCGTTCGTGCTGCTGGTCGTGCTGGTCGGCGGGACCGCGCGGATCACCGGGGGCGATCTCGCCCCGGCGGATCTGCTGCCCTTCCTGCTGCTCGGCCTCGGCCTGACGGCCCCGGTGGCCGCCCTCGGCCACGGCTTCGACGATCTGCGGGCGGCCAGGAGCGCGGTCGGCCGGATCCGGGACGTGCTGGCCGTCGAGCCGCTGTCCGAGCCCGCGCGGCCCCTCGCGCCCCGCGGGCACCGGGTGGAGTTGCGCGACGTCCACTTCGGCTACACGGCGGAGCACGAGGTGCTGCGCGGGATCGACCTGGTGCTGGAGCCGGGCACGGTCACCGCGCTCGTCGGCCCGTCGGGGGGCGGGAAGTCCACGCTGGTCAAGCTGTTGCCCCGGTTCTTCGACCCGACCCGGGGCGCCGTGCTGCTCGGCGGGGTCGACCTGCGTGACCTGGACGGGCGGCAGCTCAGCCGCATGGTCTCCTTCGTCTTCCAGGACGTGACCCTGCTGCGCGCCACCGTCGCCGAGAACATCGCGCTGGCGGTGCCGGAGGCCGACCTCGACGCGGTGCGGCGGGCCGCCCGGCTGGCGCGGGTGCACGACCGGATCCTCGAACTGCCCCGTGGCTACGCGTCGGTGATCGGGGAGGACGCCGGGCTGTCGGGGGGCGAGGCGCAGCGGATCGCGCTGGCCCGCGCGCTGCTCGCCGACGCCCCCGTGCTGGTGCTGGACGAGGCGACCGCCTTCGCCGACCCGCGCACCGAACAGGCGGTGCGCCGCACCCTGGCGACGCTGGGGGGCGACCGGACAGTGCTGGTCATCGCCCACCGGCTGGAGACGGTCGCCGACGCCGACGCCGTGGCGCTGCTGGCGGACGGGACGATCGTGGAGCACGGCCGGCCCGCCGAACTGCTCGCACGCGACGGGCGGTTCGCCGCCTTCTGGCGCTCCCGGCGCGCTCCGCGGTCCCCAGGGACAGCGCTCGCCGGCACCGGCGACGACCGGGAAGGGGGCGGGTCCCGATGA